One part of the Pseudopipra pipra isolate bDixPip1 chromosome 3, bDixPip1.hap1, whole genome shotgun sequence genome encodes these proteins:
- the LOC135410612 gene encoding proline-rich protein HaeIII subfamily 1-like: MGITERCRSRQREGAGAALSPAVRPRRPTAPGGQRQRRRRRHRPAPGPAQPPRRRREPRTCAPGGAELRPPRPARARRSGGGSGRRRPRPRGPAWPPRRRRRAAIPGPAASRRLLRAPRAACTDPPPPGPLRAARAPFQLPPPSSSCRNANPAPRISEAAPPPRQPSRGSQARSRPPGAGRSAAPLSPPAGLPRGAGAGAGPVPGGSSAPPGAPRLPPPAPRLSLRGGDACQQITSRPRREREIYTISPPHVLASLRSDVEGLRERRAPRRRPAIYSPPQPGRRACRCRGASPRGEERRGSPEPRRKSESCQAFILFYLFFK; this comes from the coding sequence ATGGGTATCACAGAGCGCTGCCGCAGCCGGCAGAGAGAGGGTGCCGGCGCGGCGCTGAGCCCTGCCGTGCGCCCGCGGCGCCCGACGGCTCCCGGCGggcagcggcagcggcggcggcggcggcaccgccccgcgcccggccccgctcagcccccgcggcggcggcgagaGCCGCGCACGTGCGCGCCCGGCGGCGCCGAGCTCCGGCCCCCGCGCCCGGCCCGGGCGCGGcgcagcggcggcggcagcggcaggcggcggccccggccccgcggccccgcctggcccccgcggcggcggcggcgagcgGCGATCCCCGGTCCGGCCGCGTCCCGCAGGCTGCTGCGTGCGCCCCGCGCCGCATGCACCGACCCACCCCCGCCCGGGCCGCTGCGCGCCGCAAGAGCTCCtttccagctccctcctccttcctcctcctgccgaAACGCCAACCCCGCGCCGCGGATCAGCGAGgcagcgccgccgccccggcAGCCCTCCCGCGGGTCGCAGGCGCGGAGCCGGCCGCCCGGCGCTGGCCGCAGCGCTGCGCCGCTCTCTCCCCCCGCCGGCCTCCCCCgcggcgctggggctggggctggcccCGTCCCCGGCGGCTCTAGCGCTCCGCCCGGCGCCCCCCGCCtgccgcccccggcccctcgGCTCTCCCTGCGCGGAGGGGACGCGTGCCAGCAGATAACATCACGGCCGCGCAGGGAGAGGGAAATTTATACGATCTCCCCGCCCCACGTGCTCGCCTCGCTGCGAAGTGACGTGGAGGGGCTGCGGGAGCGGAGGgctccgcgccgccgcccggctaTTTATTCCCCTCCGCAGCCCGGCCGCCGTGCCTGCCGCTGCCGAGGTGCCTCGCCCCGGGGCGAGGAGAGGCGAGGCAGCCCGGAGCCGAGAAGAAAAAGCGAGTCCTGCCAGgcttttatattattttatttattttttaaataa